One genomic segment of Schlesneria paludicola DSM 18645 includes these proteins:
- a CDS encoding alpha/beta hydrolase family protein → MRVCLLAVLVCLSPVLVSAQDTSLPLPGTQLLKAEKPLDVLMIEGIDRFCLKEIVAARLKRESLWQRDFSNAAAYEKSLAPYREKFRTILGAVDPRVETAKFELAKQFPSLAPSQTGHSTGPSKYSVEATRWQTLAGIAAEGLLLIPEHNNWNAMVIVIPDARWSPDLFSGAAPGTETAISTLPQRLAENGCLVVIPTLINRNDDFAGNPEIAMTNQSNREWVYRSAFEMGRHVIGYEVQKVLAAVDLLTRMNAESSQTRPIGVAGIGDGGQLALYSAALDNRINSVLVSGYFQQREAVWQEPIDRNVWRLLTEFGDAQLASMIAPRTLVIEACQVPETDGPLPVKPGRRGGAAPGQIKTADIELVQAEFKLAQHLFEQLKVGNQLRLVSSGADGRGPGFSDAAVVAFMNGLGWKNVPAASSGPTPRLRVSLDRAAIQQRQVTEAVQFTQNLLRDSYKTRDKRVSKIDRSSVESWVASADRYRDEVYEELIGKLPEPVAPLNPRTRQVLDEKDFRGYEVVLDTYPDVIAAGILLLPKDMKPDERRPVVVCQHGLEGVPMDTISGPDSDGYKYYKSFAVELVKRGFITYSPQNPYRGKDLFRTLQRKSNPLGRSLFSYIIPQHQVTLKWLASLPNVDANRLAFYGLSYGGKTAVRVPPLLPPREGRPGYCLSICSADFNEWVNKNASVELPFTYVFTPEYEIFEWNMGHVANYAELSMLMTPRPFMVERGHDDGVGLDEWVAFEYAKVRRHYSKLNLADKTEIEFFNGPHTINGKATFAFLHRHLNWPQPQN, encoded by the coding sequence ATGCGTGTGTGCCTGCTCGCGGTTCTGGTTTGTCTTTCGCCCGTTCTGGTCTCGGCTCAAGACACAAGCTTGCCGTTACCTGGAACGCAATTGCTCAAAGCCGAAAAACCACTCGATGTGCTGATGATCGAAGGAATCGATCGTTTCTGCCTGAAAGAGATTGTCGCAGCCCGACTCAAACGCGAATCACTGTGGCAGCGCGACTTCAGCAACGCCGCAGCCTACGAAAAAAGTCTGGCACCCTATCGCGAGAAGTTCCGCACCATTCTGGGTGCCGTCGATCCCCGTGTGGAAACGGCAAAGTTTGAACTGGCAAAACAATTCCCATCTTTGGCGCCGTCGCAAACAGGACATTCGACAGGTCCTTCCAAGTACTCCGTCGAGGCCACTCGCTGGCAGACGCTGGCCGGGATCGCTGCCGAAGGATTGTTGCTGATTCCAGAGCACAACAACTGGAACGCCATGGTGATCGTCATCCCCGACGCACGCTGGTCACCTGATCTGTTCTCGGGTGCCGCACCCGGTACCGAAACGGCAATCTCAACACTGCCACAACGACTGGCTGAGAATGGATGTCTGGTCGTCATTCCCACCTTGATCAATCGTAACGACGACTTTGCGGGCAATCCCGAGATCGCCATGACGAATCAATCGAATCGTGAGTGGGTCTACCGATCGGCGTTCGAGATGGGTCGCCATGTCATTGGCTATGAAGTTCAGAAGGTGCTCGCCGCGGTCGATCTGTTGACACGCATGAATGCCGAATCCAGTCAGACACGACCGATTGGCGTGGCGGGCATTGGTGACGGCGGCCAACTGGCGCTCTACAGCGCGGCACTCGACAACCGGATCAACAGTGTCCTGGTCAGCGGTTATTTTCAGCAGCGCGAAGCGGTCTGGCAGGAGCCGATCGATCGCAATGTCTGGCGTCTGCTGACCGAGTTTGGTGACGCTCAGCTTGCTTCGATGATTGCACCGCGGACGTTGGTCATCGAAGCCTGTCAGGTTCCCGAAACCGATGGTCCATTGCCAGTAAAACCCGGTCGACGCGGTGGGGCGGCTCCCGGCCAGATCAAGACCGCCGACATTGAGCTGGTTCAAGCCGAGTTCAAACTGGCTCAACATCTGTTCGAGCAATTGAAAGTCGGAAATCAGCTTCGGCTGGTGTCCAGCGGTGCCGATGGACGCGGCCCCGGTTTCAGTGACGCGGCGGTTGTCGCGTTCATGAATGGTTTAGGCTGGAAGAATGTTCCCGCCGCATCGAGCGGGCCGACACCGCGTTTGAGAGTCTCTCTCGATCGCGCGGCCATTCAGCAGCGGCAAGTGACCGAAGCGGTGCAGTTCACACAAAATCTACTGCGTGACTCGTACAAGACCCGCGACAAGCGAGTCTCCAAAATCGACCGAAGTTCCGTCGAAAGTTGGGTCGCTTCCGCGGATCGGTATCGTGACGAGGTTTATGAAGAACTGATTGGCAAGCTGCCCGAACCGGTTGCTCCGCTGAACCCGCGGACGCGACAAGTACTCGACGAAAAAGACTTTCGTGGTTACGAAGTGGTGCTTGATACATACCCCGATGTGATCGCCGCCGGAATCCTCTTATTGCCAAAAGACATGAAACCGGACGAAAGGCGTCCGGTGGTCGTCTGCCAGCACGGATTGGAAGGGGTGCCGATGGACACGATCAGCGGCCCTGATTCTGACGGCTACAAGTACTACAAGAGCTTCGCGGTGGAACTCGTCAAACGCGGATTTATCACCTATTCACCGCAGAATCCGTATCGCGGAAAGGATCTGTTTCGGACTCTGCAACGTAAGTCGAATCCCTTGGGTCGATCGCTGTTTAGCTACATCATCCCTCAACACCAGGTGACGTTGAAATGGCTGGCCTCGTTGCCGAATGTCGATGCCAACCGCCTGGCATTTTACGGGTTGTCGTACGGAGGTAAGACGGCGGTTCGTGTTCCTCCCCTGCTGCCGCCACGAGAAGGACGCCCCGGATATTGCCTTTCGATCTGTTCCGCCGATTTCAACGAGTGGGTCAACAAGAATGCGAGCGTCGAGTTGCCATTCACTTATGTCTTCACGCCCGAATATGAAATCTTCGAATGGAACATGGGCCATGTCGCCAACTACGCCGAGCTTTCGATGCTCATGACGCCCCGCCCGTTCATGGTTGAACGTGGTCATGACGATGGCGTGGGTTTGGATGAATGGGTGGCCTTTGAATATGCGAAGGTCCGGCGGCACTACTCGAAGCTGAATCTCGCGGACAAGACCGAGATCGAATTCTTTAACGGGCCGCATACGATCAACGGAAAGGCCACGTTTGCGTTTCTGCATCGCCATTTGAACTGGCCACAACCGCAAAATTGA
- a CDS encoding zinc ribbon domain-containing protein produces MPSKVSFECPGCLAKLSAPDKSKLGKKIKCPKCQEVFTPEVSEDDEDSFEMDDDLDEEPAEESPRRKGPVGGGKKGAGKKGGKGGSSSEGSKSPLIIGGIVGVLVLIGGGFMLLSKKAPPPEEPIVVTAAPTPAPAAEPAAAPTPKAPDAPPASLAERALGLRWMPSATDLVIHVKVAELWNAPLLKGPLSDKMVTDSLAKWKETVGLGPTEIESITVGIPDAFTTAATAISQTPGAGNSANADSTPATDPAASADGIPAPGWLNDTNRFVLVMKTKKAVDLKQIAERIVGGKLREKNGKSYVSSLDNPATAKMAPAGYWAPNPNLLIAGSEAELFSTMERGESTIPRKELTAVDSGPLIVIAAAFPTADAEGKMTSLQAVPGFSQVQDSLKQHALRWGSVGVSIKGGFDLRISAASGTPEGSSRLKAEMETGLASAREWFKSYKEMAPPLIGELGDMIFTNAKIVEQSQVVKISTSVPDSAQAKLEQLPPILMVMAMTSGMGIPGTGLPAGAPGSPAASKFSLKQPGETEGVEPQKAEGLLGGMKIEARTAWSTHPKISSTGTPELSVDLLIDVTGDGLETICGSAGITPKTMKLSDGGTLHASAPKKSEVGDVVPESAFALFDAEDDMADDHPPKTLRVRLSVDAPTSSATTLDVFEGSFLYLTSTGAEQFTIENAVRTASRPLTRTEFKESGLNLRRSHSAVRPQSLTLWCDKGHFLGQVRGMPGDLIAFTEFEKDRTVQRLYSNHPTQVFPDDLQLQFSLYSHVEEKMVRFRFENVPLPSPESKSEAMNLIQTQIPPVGAPQIGLPTTPPALTLPGTGPVGPPGMKRDKNGRVIDD; encoded by the coding sequence ATGCCCAGCAAGGTTTCTTTCGAATGTCCGGGGTGCCTGGCCAAGCTGAGCGCACCCGACAAAAGCAAATTGGGGAAGAAAATCAAATGCCCCAAGTGCCAGGAAGTCTTCACGCCCGAGGTCTCTGAGGACGACGAAGACTCGTTCGAGATGGATGACGATCTGGACGAGGAGCCAGCCGAAGAATCTCCGCGTCGCAAAGGACCTGTAGGAGGAGGCAAAAAAGGCGCCGGGAAGAAGGGTGGCAAGGGTGGTTCATCAAGCGAAGGCTCGAAGTCACCGCTGATCATCGGGGGAATCGTCGGGGTTCTCGTGCTGATCGGCGGGGGATTTATGCTCTTGAGCAAGAAGGCTCCCCCGCCTGAAGAGCCCATCGTCGTGACTGCCGCTCCAACACCAGCCCCGGCGGCTGAGCCTGCCGCCGCACCAACACCGAAGGCCCCAGATGCTCCCCCGGCGAGCTTGGCGGAACGGGCGCTCGGCCTGCGTTGGATGCCGTCAGCAACCGATCTTGTCATTCATGTGAAAGTGGCAGAGCTTTGGAACGCACCGCTGCTCAAAGGCCCGCTCAGCGACAAGATGGTCACTGATAGTCTGGCGAAGTGGAAAGAGACGGTCGGACTCGGCCCAACGGAGATCGAGAGCATCACGGTGGGGATCCCCGACGCATTTACCACGGCCGCCACGGCGATCTCACAGACACCCGGCGCAGGCAATTCGGCAAATGCCGATTCGACGCCCGCAACGGATCCCGCAGCAAGTGCTGATGGAATTCCGGCACCCGGCTGGTTGAACGATACGAATCGATTTGTCCTGGTGATGAAGACCAAAAAAGCGGTCGATCTCAAACAGATTGCCGAACGAATCGTCGGGGGGAAGCTGCGGGAAAAGAATGGCAAATCGTATGTGTCCTCACTGGACAATCCCGCAACAGCGAAGATGGCGCCCGCGGGATACTGGGCGCCGAACCCGAATCTGCTGATCGCTGGCAGCGAAGCGGAACTGTTCTCGACAATGGAACGTGGCGAAAGCACGATTCCCCGTAAAGAATTGACGGCCGTCGATTCAGGGCCGTTGATCGTCATTGCAGCGGCATTTCCCACTGCCGACGCTGAGGGGAAAATGACCTCGTTGCAGGCGGTGCCCGGCTTTTCTCAGGTACAGGATTCATTGAAGCAACACGCCTTGCGCTGGGGCAGCGTTGGCGTGTCGATCAAAGGAGGATTCGACCTTCGCATCAGCGCGGCCAGCGGCACACCAGAAGGGTCGAGTCGTCTGAAAGCCGAGATGGAAACTGGACTTGCATCCGCACGGGAGTGGTTCAAGAGCTACAAAGAGATGGCACCCCCGCTGATCGGTGAATTGGGTGACATGATCTTCACCAACGCCAAGATCGTCGAGCAAAGTCAGGTGGTGAAAATCTCGACCAGCGTTCCCGATTCGGCCCAGGCGAAACTCGAACAACTTCCTCCGATCCTGATGGTGATGGCAATGACCAGCGGCATGGGTATCCCCGGAACCGGACTTCCCGCCGGAGCACCGGGATCGCCCGCCGCGTCGAAGTTTTCATTGAAGCAACCCGGTGAAACCGAAGGGGTTGAACCTCAAAAGGCGGAAGGGTTGCTGGGCGGGATGAAGATCGAAGCGCGAACAGCCTGGAGCACTCACCCAAAAATTTCGTCAACGGGAACGCCTGAACTATCTGTGGATCTACTGATCGATGTGACCGGAGACGGTCTCGAGACCATCTGCGGTTCCGCCGGGATCACTCCCAAAACGATGAAACTGTCTGACGGGGGCACCTTGCACGCCAGTGCCCCGAAAAAATCCGAGGTGGGTGACGTGGTTCCAGAATCCGCGTTTGCCCTGTTTGATGCCGAGGACGACATGGCTGACGACCACCCGCCAAAGACACTACGCGTGCGGTTGTCGGTCGATGCCCCGACGTCATCCGCGACAACCCTGGATGTCTTCGAAGGATCGTTTCTGTATCTGACATCGACAGGCGCGGAGCAGTTCACGATCGAAAACGCTGTCCGAACCGCATCGCGGCCCCTGACGCGAACGGAATTCAAAGAGTCAGGACTGAACCTGCGCCGCAGCCATTCCGCCGTCCGACCACAATCGTTAACGCTCTGGTGTGACAAAGGTCATTTCCTGGGCCAGGTTCGGGGAATGCCGGGCGATCTGATCGCCTTCACTGAGTTTGAAAAAGACCGAACCGTGCAGCGGCTGTATTCCAACCATCCCACGCAGGTCTTTCCCGACGATCTTCAGCTTCAGTTCTCGCTTTACTCGCACGTCGAAGAAAAAATGGTCAGGTTTCGATTTGAGAACGTGCCCCTGCCCTCGCCCGAGTCCAAGTCCGAAGCGATGAATCTGATCCAAACCCAGATCCCCCCCGTAGGAGCCCCGCAAATCGGGCTTCCCACGACGCCGCCCGCTCTGACGTTACCTGGCACTGGTCCGGTTGGGCCACCCGGCATGAAACGGGACAAGAATGGACGAGTCATCGATGATTGA